Below is a window of Fulvitalea axinellae DNA.
AAAAAGTAAGCGTAACGGCCGAGAACACCGCCCAAGCGGAATTGGTTTGCGTTCAGACCAACGCCGGTGTTAAGCTTGTGTACACCGACGCTTTCAAAGCCAAATATTCGACTTACAGCGCCGAACTCTCTTCGGAAATCGGAAAGCTGGACTACGTCCAAGACGAAGCTCGTACAGGCTACTTCCTGCCGGGCGACGTGAAAATGAAAATCAACTTGCCTGAAGACAAGAGCGTAGAGAAAACCGTGGCTGTAGCCGGCAAGGAGCTCTGGACCGTAACGGTTGACTACACTGAAGAAGGTGAGAAAACCGGAATCAGTATTTCTATCACGATCGACGACAGCGTGGACCAGAAGGAAACCACGATTATCGTGCGTCCGGGTGAAGGCGAAGAGCCTGGCGACGGCGAAACTCCTGAGCCGGGTGAAGGCGACGGCGAGATCTTCATCTCGGAGTACGGCGAAGGTTCGAGCCAAAACAAGGCGATCGAGCTTTACAACCCGACAGGTGCCGACATGAGCTTGGAAGGTTACGCTTTGGCGATTTTCGCTAACGGAGCCACTGACGAGGCCGCGAACGTTATCCCGCTTAGCGGAACTATCAAGTCGGGTGGTGTATTCTTGATCACACATCTGGAATACAATAAGGACTTGTTGAATGACGGGGTTGTGGCTGACCAGACTTCGGACAAACTGACCTTTAACGGTGACGATGTAGTGTTCTTGTTGAAAAACGACACTAGAATTGACGTTTTCGGAACGCTTGGCAACGAGAAAAACAACAAGATTTGGGGCGATAAGACGTTTATCAGAAAAGCTTCGGTCAAGTCACCGTCGACTACTTTCAACGAAGACGCCGATTGGGACAAAATCGAAACCAGAGATGACGGCTCTAACCTCGGTTCGCACACTGTGAACTGATTTTGGAAATATGCGCCGCCCGCCCTTTGCGGACGGTTCTGAAGAATAATCCGGAGTACCGCTGGCCGTTTAAAAACGGTCATGCGGTACCCTTCATTTTACGGCGGGCGTTTTGTCCGTCAAAATACGCTGCGGGCTGGGAAGATTCGGAAGCCAGAGGCGGTAAAATACTGTAGCGCAATGAGAGTTTATACAAAATTGAAAACGCTGTTTTTCCTGTCCGCCGTAATGGTGGCCTGGAGTTGTTCTTCGGACCTGACTACCGATGAGCAAGGAAGCGGCACTGTACTGACCAAGGCTTTTTTCAACGGAACCGGGGCGCCGGAATTCGATGAGAGCGATTCTTGGAAAGGGGTCATCAAAAATGCTTCGGACGAGAAAGTGGCGGAATTTTCGGGCACCGAATCGGGCGAGGTCGTTTTACCCGCGGGGAAATATTCGGTGGAATATACCAACGGCTTGAACGTAACGCCGGCTTGGGATACGCCTTACTACTACGGAGAGAAAGATTTTACGGTGACATCGGGCCAAGTCAGCGACTTGTCGATAACCGTGTCGCAGAAAAGTTTCGGAATTAAGTTAACGTATTCTGACAAATTCAAAGAGACTTACGGCGAATACAGCGCTGAGGTAACTAGCCCTGAAGGAACTTTGGCTTACGCCAAATCAGAAACCCGTTCGGGCCACTTTTTTAACGGTCCCGTAACCGTCAAGGTGAATTTCACTACGGGTTCCAAAAACGATTCGTATACCCAAACCATCGAGAAAGGCGACAACCTGATTGCGCCGGGCAGTATGCTTACCGTAAAGCTGACCGTTCCTAACGAAGGCGACGGAGGTGGCGAACTGGAGCCGTACTACAAAAGCGCCAAAGGCAAAGTGGGCGCCGACCTGAAAAGTACTCTGACCGATATTATCGAGGGCCACAGAGATAGGGGCTATAGTGCCCTGTGGGAGATTTACAGAACTTCGGACCGTCGTTCTGACGGAACGGTTTGGGATATTTATTCCGATAACCCTAACGGAGCTAACCCTTACGATTACTCATTTGGCTCGGGCCAATGCGGAAATTACGGAGGAGAAGGCGATTGCTATAACCGCGAACACACTGTTCCTAAGAGCTGGTTTGGCAAAAAAGCGCCGATGGTGAATGACTTTTTCCACATTCTGCCTACCGACGGCTACGTGAACGGCAAAAGAAGCAGCCACCCTTATGGTGAAGTGGACAACGCCTCTTGGACTTCGCAAAACGGTTCCGAATTGGGATCGGCCCGTTCGGGACTTGGATATTCGGGAACAGCCTTCGAGCCTATTGACGAATACAAAGGCGATGTCGCCAGAATTTACTTCTACTTCGTAACCCGTTACGCTTCGAAAATTGGCGGTTGGGACAACGAAGTGTTTAGCCATGATTACAAAGGACTTGATCCTTGGGCGTTGGAGATGTTCCTGAAATGGCACAAAAACGATCCTGTAAGCCAGAAGGAAATCACCAGAAACGAAGAAGGTTTCAAATTCCAAGGTAACCGTAACCCATATGTGGACCATCCAGAATTTGTGGACAAAATTTGGGTGACGAGCAGTACGGCCAGAATGGCCAGCTTGCCGAGCGCAAAAGTGAAGTTCAACTATATTTTGGTCAAGTAATTTGATCTTTGAACTGTAAAAAATTGAAAGAGGCTGTTTCCGGAATCGGGGACAGCCTCTTTTCTGTTGAAATCCAGTGGGGCTTCGGGGCGTGTGCTGGAAATTAGTTTTTTGAGGATACGTCAACGAAGCCGTATTCGAAATACTGTTTGCTGACGAAAGTTCCGTTTTTGGTTTCCGTGCGTTCTGTGGGATAGCCGTCAGCGTCGTATTCGAATTCGATTTGAGTGTTTTCGGTTTGGGTCGATGTCTGTTTGATGGAAGTTACGTTGTTGATCCCCATCGGCTCAAAGTTCATATAAAGGATGGCCTGGTTGGCGAAATCCTCGAACGCCTGTCCGGAAAACCACCCTTGGGCCAGGCTACGCTTATCGTCGAACGTGTATCTCGAAAGAATCGGATCGTTGCTTTGGTATTGCGTTTTGACTTCCACGGGACGGTTTAACGCGTCATAACTGAATTCATATGTTGAGGTGCCGTTATAAAGCCAGACGTCTTCGAAATTATAGTTTGTATAAACTCTCATCTCCCAAGCTTCGGTTCTTCCTTGGTCGTTTAGGGTGATTTTTACGGTGTCAAGTTCGTAACTCTTCAGATTGAAAAAGAAGTGCTCGATCATTTCGATTTCCGTATCGCTTTTGTATTCGAGAGACGTTGCGAGTTCCTGTTCCAAAGAGCCGTTGAAACCTGGACTGCTGTAGGCCTCGATCCTTTTCAGTCGTTTTTCATTATCGTAATGGAAATCCAATGTCTTCCATAATTGAAAATCGCCGTCAATAGGATGTTCGATATAGTCCGTGACTCGCAGAATGTTTCCGGTACCGGTGTATTGGTAGTCGGATTTTATCTTTCTTATTTCCTCGGGATTGGACGAGAACCGGTATTCGCCCCATGAACGGACCAGTCGTTTTTCCATGGTAGGCGTTTCGGGTGGCGCGTCGCAGTCGTCTTTGTCGCAGGAAGCGAGGAATAACAAGGCGGACAGATACGCAAAAGCGGGTAGCGTTCGGCTAAAAAAAGAGGAGTACGTCAATTTCATGGTTATTGGAAGTTGAAAGGATTTGGAGTGAAGCTGTTTGTTTATGGTTGTTCTTCGTAAACGAATTCGAGTTTTGCGCGCAGGTTTCCGTCCAAGGTTGTGGTTTGTGTTGTGGGATAGCCGTCTTTGTCATATTCGAAAGTGTTGACTGTACCACCTTCTTGGCCTTTAAATTTCAAGCTCGTCACATTGTTGGTTTGCGAAGGCTGAATGAGGTTGAACGACGGTATGATTAGCGTAGCCAGCGAAGCGATTGGCTGGTTGGCGTACCAGTTTTTCGTCATGCTGTTTTTGTCGTCGTAACTGATTTCATAGACTGTCTCGGCCCCGTCGTTTTTTTTGTAAGTCCGGGAAATAAGCCTTTTTTCACTGTCGTAGACTCCCGTATAGGTCGTTTCGGGGTATGGGCCTATCAAAACATTCTGCTTGTTATTTGTGTAGCGTTTTTTTGTCCATTTTTTAGCGGTGTTGTCCGGATTGAGGGTGACGAATGTGGAGTCAACCTGAAAAAGTTCCGGTCCGGCAAAGACTTGGTTAACGAGCAGGGCCTCTTGGTCATTCGGATATTTGATTTCTAAGTTTAATGCCAATGAGCCGTTGTAGTCAAAGACCTCTCGTTGGATCAGGCGTCCTTGCGCATCGTATTTGAAAATGCCTGAGCTGGAAGCGACTTCTTTCTTTTCATCGTCCAGTTTGATGTATTTGTTCCGGAGCAAATTGCCGTTATCGGTATAAGCGTATTCCATACGGTAGTGCAAAGGCTCGGGCGGAACCCTGTGCTTGTCGTATGAGGTGAACTCTACTTTGGAAAGCCTTTTTTCGTGGGTGTCAGGTTTGGACGGGATGTCGCTATCATTGTCTTTTTGGCACGAACCGAGTGAGAACAGGACGAATATTGCGAATGCGGTTATTGGTCGATATTGGAATGGGAAATTCATAGAGTCTGTTGATAGTTTTAAGCGATATATTTGTGCGAGCGTCGGTGAGAAAGACACGTCAGGGATCCGTTCGGCGGTGTGACTTTACATGAGCGGTCGAATAGGCAGAGTACACGACCGGAATTGATATGCGAAGGGATTTTGGCTTGCCTTCTCACTGATAAAGAGCTCGCTTCGCAATTTCGCAGTTACGGCCGGCTTATGGCTGGTACAAACAAGGCTATAGCTGGTACATTTGGGGGTAGAGGGGATTTTGGCACTAAAAAGAGGAGAGTGTTCACAAACGCTTTTCTACGCCGAATACTTTTACGCTTTCGGTTTTGCCTTTCAGAACTGTCTCCCCGATGCATGAAAACGTGAACCGTTCGTCGTGCCGAAACCACCGGTACAGAACTTCCGACACCAGAATGTCTTGCCCGAAGCGATTGCATTCCCCTTGTATTCTTGAAGCGGTAATGATGGCGTCGCCATGATAGGCTATTTCCCTTTTTATTTCGCCTACTTCCACCATAACGGTTTTTCCGGAATTCAGCCCTGCTTTGAATTCGGGAACCAAACCGTATTTGCCCTTATAGTATTCCGCTTTTTCCGCTATCGCATCCCGAAATCCGAAAAAAGCTTGCAAGCAGTTCGAGCTTTCTTTCCCTCGGTCAATTTCCCAGGTTATCACCGCTTCGTCGCCCACATACTGGTATATCTCCGCTTTATAGTTCTCAATAATGGTCAAGTCAGCGAAACAATCCTGAATCAGCTCGCTGTAGTGGATGTGGCCTAACTTTTCGGCTATAGACGTGGACGATTTCAGGTCCAAAAACATAAAGACGCGGTCTACCTCCTTTGGGCTGTGGAACTTTCCGGTCATCATTTTCCAAAGGTTTCCCCTGCCGAATTTTTGGCTGACTTGGCGCATGAAATTCACGAAGAAGATAATGCCGAAATAATATGGGAGCAAGAGCGCCATGTCTTTCGATAGGATAAAGTCTTTGAAGTAAAACCAGTGGAAGTCATACGGTTCGAACATCGTGTAAATGATGATGCCGACCAAAATCATACTTAGGATGACTAAAAAGTAAGAGACCGAACCGGTGATAATGACAGTGCCGAAGGAAAGGTTTTTTGATAGTTTTTGTTTCAATACATAATCGGTTGACCCGAAAAGTATCCCGGCGACCAATCCCAGTATGGCGTTGATCATCACGACATGCCACAGGTCTTTTGGCATGGTCTCGAACCCCAGAACTCTTACCAGGCTCCAATACGTGAAAGCGACAGTCCAGATTGCGAAATGTTTCAGGACGCTGGCGAGGTATCTGCTTTTCATGTTTACTTCAACAAAATTGAGGCTCCGAAAAAAGGAAACGCTTTTGGGAATATGGCAGTTTTGATTCCGGCCGGTAAAAGCGGAAAAAAACGGTTTGCTGGGTCTTTTTGCGATTCAGAGGCTTATTCTACGGTTCGGCTTTTTCGAATTCCGCTCATGGCGAGGCTGGCGTAACTTTGTGGTGTAAAAGTAGTCCCTTGGGCGCAAGACAAAAAAGATGATGGAAAAAAACGCTTTCATAAGATTCTTGGACAACGTATCGATGAGGCTGACGGTTTTGGGCCTTAAAATCATTCGTCTGCTGAGTGCGTTGGGAATAGTCCGCAACCTATGGGGTTTCGTTTTTGCCATAGCGTTAAGTCTCGGCCCCGCTTTGGCCCAGCCAGAATATGAGGCGGTGAGCGGTTGGAAAGTGGCGAAAAAAGAACGCAACCTTACGCTGATGTATCGCTGGGTGCGGACGGCCGAAGGGAAGAAAACCAGACAGGTGCGTTTTGAGCTCACGGTAAAAGCCGATGCCGAGGACCTGATCTTTTGTCTGTCCGATAGCGCCGAATTGACGCAATGGAAAGCGGGCGTACGGAAAAGCGGAATTTTGGACCGTAAGAAAAACAGCTGGGTGACGTATACCCAATTCGATATACCGAAAATATTCGGTCAGCAGGATTTGGTGGCTAAATATACGGTTGAACGAGAGCCTGAACAGGTGATAATTCGTGCTACGGCCAGCCCCGATTATACGGAAAGGGAAGAAGGAGTGGAACGTCAGGAGCGATACGAGGAGTATTGGATACTGCGCAATTTTGGGGAAGGAGTTACCGGTGTGGAGTTCTCCTCCATAGCGGCGTCAGAGCCGGTGGTGCCCCGTTTTATACAAGATAAGTTCACGCAACCTGTTTTGATTCAGTCTTTTGATGACTTGAGGAAGAGAAGCGAGCGAAGATATATGAAGCGAAACCCGTAGGGCTTCGTATAAGAAACTAGATGACTGACCGAAAAGAGGATGAGCTATGGAAAACGCAACAAACACTTACGCCGTAATCACGGGTGCCAGCCAAGGCCTTGGCAAATGTTTGGCCTTGGAATGCGCCAAACGAGGCATGAACCTGATTTTGGTGTCGTTGTCCGGGGAGGGAATTGGGGACGTGGGTCAATTTATCGAATGGGAATACTCTGTAAACGTAAAAACCTTTGAGGCCGACT
It encodes the following:
- a CDS encoding DUF4493 domain-containing protein → MKKITCLMMLAGGFMFSCSSSSDDSTPTQKGELTISATVDSQTDSKTLARMSSNSVDDFQVSILKGDQVVHSYDKFSEVPETVELEAGEYSVNAVSKEFTAPAFASPVYGDMEKVSVTAENTAQAELVCVQTNAGVKLVYTDAFKAKYSTYSAELSSEIGKLDYVQDEARTGYFLPGDVKMKINLPEDKSVEKTVAVAGKELWTVTVDYTEEGEKTGISISITIDDSVDQKETTIIVRPGEGEEPGDGETPEPGEGDGEIFISEYGEGSSQNKAIELYNPTGADMSLEGYALAIFANGATDEAANVIPLSGTIKSGGVFLITHLEYNKDLLNDGVVADQTSDKLTFNGDDVVFLLKNDTRIDVFGTLGNEKNNKIWGDKTFIRKASVKSPSTTFNEDADWDKIETRDDGSNLGSHTVN
- a CDS encoding adenylate/guanylate cyclase domain-containing protein, yielding MKSRYLASVLKHFAIWTVAFTYWSLVRVLGFETMPKDLWHVVMINAILGLVAGILFGSTDYVLKQKLSKNLSFGTVIITGSVSYFLVILSMILVGIIIYTMFEPYDFHWFYFKDFILSKDMALLLPYYFGIIFFVNFMRQVSQKFGRGNLWKMMTGKFHSPKEVDRVFMFLDLKSSTSIAEKLGHIHYSELIQDCFADLTIIENYKAEIYQYVGDEAVITWEIDRGKESSNCLQAFFGFRDAIAEKAEYYKGKYGLVPEFKAGLNSGKTVMVEVGEIKREIAYHGDAIITASRIQGECNRFGQDILVSEVLYRWFRHDERFTFSCIGETVLKGKTESVKVFGVEKRL
- a CDS encoding endonuclease; translated protein: MRVYTKLKTLFFLSAVMVAWSCSSDLTTDEQGSGTVLTKAFFNGTGAPEFDESDSWKGVIKNASDEKVAEFSGTESGEVVLPAGKYSVEYTNGLNVTPAWDTPYYYGEKDFTVTSGQVSDLSITVSQKSFGIKLTYSDKFKETYGEYSAEVTSPEGTLAYAKSETRSGHFFNGPVTVKVNFTTGSKNDSYTQTIEKGDNLIAPGSMLTVKLTVPNEGDGGGELEPYYKSAKGKVGADLKSTLTDIIEGHRDRGYSALWEIYRTSDRRSDGTVWDIYSDNPNGANPYDYSFGSGQCGNYGGEGDCYNREHTVPKSWFGKKAPMVNDFFHILPTDGYVNGKRSSHPYGEVDNASWTSQNGSELGSARSGLGYSGTAFEPIDEYKGDVARIYFYFVTRYASKIGGWDNEVFSHDYKGLDPWALEMFLKWHKNDPVSQKEITRNEEGFKFQGNRNPYVDHPEFVDKIWVTSSTARMASLPSAKVKFNYILVK